The nucleotide sequence ACAAATTTGAATCAGAGTTCTGTTATTTCTCATGAAAAAATGATGCTGGGTTTGGTAATTCAGGTCCCAAATGAATGGATGAGTTAATTGACTCGAATCCAAGgggaaaatttttaatatatatacagTAATTAGAAGAAGTAGATAATATTAGCAGCATATTTTTTATTACTAGGTTCTTTTTTCTCTATGCTGTGGCTCTGATATTGTTCTGTATGCTGTTTCGATTGCCACAACGACAAGTGTAAATACATTAAGTGGATTCCACACTAAATCCTTAATTTTACACAGTTGATCGTCACCCAAATTACATAGTTCATCTTTCCATCTTTTTGGCAGTCAACTTTGTTACTTCAGTTTGCGTGAGTATCTGTTTGGAATTCGCCGATAAATAATATGATGTCAAAATGTTTTTAATTTGCAAGAAAATTGAGATTTTATCTGTTGGAAATCAAAATAGTGATTGCAATTGCTTTACATACATTCTATTACAGGTTGAAAATGTAAAGCAACGGTGCTTGCCAAATGCATTAAATTATCCCATGTTGGAGGAGTATGATTTCAGAAATGATACAGTGAGTTTACATAATTTTTCTTCCAAAGAAACCTTATAGGGTTGTAATTATGTTTACTGATAGTACATCTTGCTAATTTACAGTTATGAGCTTTGAATTGGTTATCTTGCATGCATTCAATTGTATTCTGTTAATGTTGCAGGTGAACCCTGACCTTGACATGGAACTAAAGCCTCAAGCACAACCACGACCTTATCAAGAGAAGAGCCTTAGCAAAATGTTTGGAAATGGTAATGCTGATATCTTAAACAAGGACTTTATCTCTTGCAATTTACTAAATTTAGAGCACACATCAACTTTTGTTTTTGAATtgattgaatttatttatttattcatttatttttttagtttggtCTTAAACTTGGGTCTACAACACAATTTTCAAGTTTTGCATATTATGAAGACTATAATTTTCAGCTTCATTAAACCATAACATATAGTTTAAAAACCGTATGCATTAGTATGATTAACATTAATTTTCCTTTGGAATTTGTGTGTTAATATCATAACATATAGATTAAAAATCATGTTAAGGATATTTCGCTAGTGGTGTGGCTGTTGTGGCTGTTGTGACTGGTTTTGGATTGGCATGACTTCAGCAACATTAAATGATTAATGTTTCTATTCTGTAAATGCCTATTGAAATATAAATTATTTCTGAGTGCAACTCTTTTTTTCGCTGCTCAGGTAGAGCAAGATCTGGTATAATAGTCCTGCCCTGTGGTGCTGGAAAGTCCCTGGTTGGTGTATCTGCAGCTAGCCGGATCAAGAAGAGTTGCCTTTGTTTGGCAACAAATGCTGTCTCTGTAGATCAGTGGGCTTTTCAGTTTAAACTATGGTCAACTATCCGAGAGGAAAATATTTGCCGTTTTACATCTGATAGCAAAGAGAGATTCCGTGGTAATGCTGGAGTTGTTGTGACAACATATAATATGGTTGCTTTTGGTGGTAAACGGTCTGAAGAATCTGAAAAGATCATTGAAGAAATAAGAAACAGAGAATGGGGATTGCTCCTTATGGATGAGGTAATCCTAAAACCTACTCTTTCGTTATGATGAAATATAGCTCGTTATTTATGCATGATATCATTGCATAATAAACAGGTGCATGTGGTTCCAGCCCATATGTTTCGAAAAGTCATTAGTATCACTAAATCTCACTGCAAACTTGGGCTAACAGGTATGCTCTTTTATGTTAATTTATTATCACGTGGACTATGATTCtagcctcttttttttttttttgggttggaGTGAGATCTTGACCATTAATATTGCAGCTACACTTGTGAGAGAGGATGAAAGGATTACAGATCTCAACTTCCTAATTGGTCCCAAGCTGTATGAGGCAAATTGGTTAGACTTAGTAAAAGGTGGATTTATTGCAAATGTTCAGTGTGCTGAAGTATGGTGTCCAATGACAAGAGAGTTTTTTGCTGAGTATCTGAAGAAAGAGAATTCCAAGAAGAGGCAGGTAAGGCTTCTCGGAATGTTTGTGGATCTTTTCAGGAGGAAGCATGTAGAGTGATTATGATTTGTTGGTTGTTTCACATGATATATTGTATTAATGgattaaaaaatctttttttgaaTACTTTCAACTACTCAGAGTTTACTTGTTTTGGATCTACTCTTCCTAACTgatgagctttacatgtgcaggCACTTTATGTGATGAATCcaaataagttcagagcttgtgAATTTCTCATAAATTACCATGAAAGGGCACGTGGCGATAAAATTATTGTCTTTGCTGATAATCTTTTCGCTCTCACTGAGTATGCCATGAAACTCCGCAAACCAATGATATATGGTGCTACNNNNNNNNNNNNNNNNNNNNNNNNNNNNNNNNNNNNNNNNNNNNNNNNNNNNNNNNNNNNNNNNNNNNNNNNNNNNNNNNNNNNNNNNNNNNNNNNNNNNNNNNNNNNNNNNNNNNNNNNNNNNNNNNNNNNNNNNNNNNNNNNNNNNNNNNNNNNNNNNNNNNNNNNNNNNNNNNNNNNNNNNNNNNNNNNNNNNNNNNNNNNNNNNNNNNNNNNNNNNNNNNNNNNNGTTTTGGGTTCTGTTGCAACATCTATTCTAATATGTGTTGTCTTCAGCCATGTTGAGAGGACGAAAATTCTACAAGCATTCAAAACTAGCAAAGACGTGAACACTGTTTTTCTTTCGAAGGTATCTTTTGTAGTTTAGTTCACTTCTATTTTTGAGGCTTATCTGCTATTctgatttatttttctttggaTTTGTCAAAGCATGTACTAATCAATCTTATTGACATTCATCAATGTAAACATTTGAATTgatatatatttttagttttgTTGTGTTAGCTTGGGTTCGTAAGGAGTGTGCTTTTTTTGCGTCAGTTCTTTATGCTCTATTGTGGATATTATCAGGTTTTAACATCTTACTAAAAAATATGATATTTAATAATCTAATATTCTCAGGTGGGTGACAACTCAATTGATATTCCCGAAGCAAATGTGATAATTCAAATTTCTTCGCATGCTGGTTCTAGGCGTCAAGAAGCCCAGCGTCTAGGTCGTATTCTTAGGGCCAAGGTCAGTTTCTGAATTTTAAAGCCACCTTACAGAGTAAATTCTAAACTTAAAATGATGGTTGACGGAAGTTTGAAGTTCTCTGCCACTAATATCTTAATATCATCTGTCAGTAATGCATTGTGCAATGCGGTGCCTGATATATTCAAATTATATCAATTAAAATCGCAGGGAAAGCTTCAGGATAGGATGGCAGGCGGTAAAGAAGAGTATAATGCATTTTTTTATTCCCTTGTCTCAACTGATACCCAGGTATATCATCTATTATGCACCATGGCCTGCACTTATACAAATTATTCATGGTTTAATATACATCTATCATTTCTTGGCTTTGCAGGAGATGTATTACTCGACTAAAAGGCAACAATTTTTAATTGATCAGGGTTATAGCTTTAAGGTAtgttctttaattttatttttgctaaATATTGCACGTGTTGTTATTTTCTTGAAGAGACACATCAATTGCTCATTTGCTTTATGTATTCCAAGTGGTTGATGTGTTAGATGAAGTTGTTATCTACTTTATAAAGGAAATGGAGAGAAAGGAAATGAACGAGCTAATGTATTTGGAGTCAATCAAACCCTAAATATAAATACAGGGTTGCTTCACTGTCTTCTCTTATCGATCTTCTTATACCAGACATTGCATCAAGTAGATTTCCCGATTTTGTTGAGCTCAATCgagtaaaaaaattattattaacagTATTAGGAAGGCCATGCTTGATCATGTGTTATTCTGGTTGGTCACCGAAACTGCCTTGACAAGATCTCCAATCAAACATATCCTAAGCTTTTGATGGTACTTGACAGGTAATTACAAGCTTGCCTCCACCTGATGAAGGGCCGCGATTGAGCTATCATCATCTTGATGATCAACTTGCACTTCTTTCAAAGGTTTCCATCTTCATCATATTTTGACTTCAAATTTAATTGTTGGTTGGGAAATGAAATAACTGGTATGCCGTGTACCTGTATTAGGTATTGAGTGCTGGTGATGATGCAGTGGGGCTAGAACAGCTAGAAGAAGATACAGATGAAATAGCTCTCCGCCATGCCCGTCGTTCTCAAGGATCAATGAGTGCAATGTCAGGTGCAAAGGGGATGGTTTACATGGAGTACAGGTTTGTACTTATAGTGATCTATGTCAATCTGTTACATTGCCTTTTGGGAGTTCATAGATCCTTGATCTTATAACTAGATACCAAACTAAACAGATTTGTGATCATgatttgctttttcttttgcttgcaGTACTGGCAAAGGCAAAGCACCTGTTAAGAGCAAGCCAAAAGACCCATCAAAGAGACACCACTTATTCAGAAAGCGATTTGGTTGAAATCTTTGATTAAGGAAATAGCTGATGGAATGGGAAAGAAGATGGTGCTTAGGCATGAAGCACTAAAGTATGTGGGTCTATCTTAATGCAATAGATCATTGGAAGAATAGTGATGAGCCAATTTCCAAGTGTAATATAATAAGTAATAACAGCAAGCACACGTGTTATAGTATATTACTGTCTTTCTGAATAGATGTGTAACAATTTTGAAGATAATGATATATTTGGGACTCCCCAATATGAGTGTGGATTGTGTCTTCTCCCTAAAACACACTTGTAGCTCGAAAAAATATCGGACCAAGTTTAGCGACATCTCTTGTACGGTTGATAATGATTTTGTTAAGTAATATGGGTTGAAAAAAGGTAAATGCTTTAATCTGAACAAGATAAAATTAAGGGAAAAGGACAAATTAGTCCTTGAATTTTTAAATCGTGGACAaattaggggtgagcacgggtagcgggtacccgattatCCACCCGGACCCGAactgaaccaattaaattggttcagGAACCGACGGGTAATCGGGTCTAACTCGAACCGAACCGAATTGATGACATTTACTGatgattggttcgggtatcggttttggggtgcggaacccgaaccaacccgtaTACCCGatcataattaattatatatatatatatatatatatatatgactttgAAAACACATAACCTGATAACCCTAATACTATCTCATTCTCACTAATGGCGCAACCAAACCATGGCGAAACCCTAGCAGAGGTAGAGGCGCAGAGCTTCCTCCTACCACGCAACCAGCTTCTCCAATCTTCATGGTCTTCTCCATTAGGCGTCAGGCGCATCGTCTTCTCCACCTTGTCCGTGGGACCATCTGGTGTATCATCTTCCTCGTAGCGGCAGCGACGCAGCAACCAACTTTCTCTCGATTGTTGGCGTCTCAGTCGGTATCTCTGTCAGCATCATTGTTCGCGGTTCCCTCCCAGCTTCATCTTCAGTCAGCCGTTTCCTCTCCAGCAGCCAGCTTCCTCCAGGCTCCAGCGTCGTCTTCTCCAGTCACTCATTTAGGTTAGTCTATAATTTTTGGGGAATGTTATATGTTAAActgttaattattttattttctgttcaatttttgaaattatacaTTCTTAGTTGTTGAATAAAGCAATCTTGATCACTCTGAAACAATCGTGCTgttcaattttttaaatattaatagaaTCTTGCTCTTATGTAAAAGCTAGATTTGATTTTGAACTAAGGATCTTCTATAAGCTAATTTTGATTTTTAACTTCAAAAATATTATGCTAATTGCTATGCAGTTACTATTATAATCCATGGTAGCAGATATTTATAACAGAGACCAAACCCTTAGAGTTTTTTATCTATCATGCAATTTCACTAATATGtgattttatcttgttaattgagttgatttgattaatttaaaccggtgtctatatatatatatattgaattttgtATTGAATCATAAGATATAGGAGCAAAGTAGTATCCATTGGAGTTGATGTTGTTTACAACAATTTGAGGTTAAcattttaattattgttatttgttgaattacttttaattaatcaattttatatattgacATTAGTTAATTATATGCTGATTTTTTGAAGGTCACAACTCCTCTCTTGAATATGCTTGGTTGATGGAGTGAAGGATTATGGCGTAAAGACTTTGAAAACTAGACAAATATTTCTATTGCACTTTTGTATTGAGCTTCTAATGTTTAGATTTTATTGTGTTTTGGTTTTAGCTTTTTCAAAGATTATTTACTAGACTTTTGTATTTAACTTCTAATATTTCTATtgcacttttatattttcattagaCAAGATTATTCACTATTACTATGTATGTTTGGATTttgatgagtttagtttttaatgtatttggtgtttaatatgtttgcattatttttgttgatgttacatgtttattgtatttgttgaatttttaacataaaaattttccaatttattttttcttatgaaTTTCAACTTCATCAGGTACCTGCTATCCGAACCGAACTAACCCactcttaatcggtttggtttggttcgggtacaaGCATAAAAAAACgcaaatccgaaccaaaccgaaccaattactttttgatcggttcggttctaattttatcttaaacccgaaccaaaccgacccgtgc is from Arachis ipaensis cultivar K30076 chromosome B01, Araip1.1, whole genome shotgun sequence and encodes:
- the LOC107637977 gene encoding DNA repair helicase XPB1, whose product is MGQHGHGDKGRPFKKFKPSNKFEDSSKRGFDDDDVYGGDDAHDEDDGKVKDFSKLELKPDHLNRPLWACGNGRIFLETFSPLYKQAYDFLIAIAEPVCRPESMHEYNLTPHSLYAAVSVGLETETIISVLNKLSKTKLPKEMISFIHDSTANYGKVKLVLKKNRYFIESPFPEVLKTLLKDEVISRARITSEGTNGDGFTISKAAGEIEGRHDELLNEAEVAAAAEEKETHAFEINPSQVENVKQRCLPNALNYPMLEEYDFRNDTVNPDLDMELKPQAQPRPYQEKSLSKMFGNGRARSGIIVLPCGAGKSLVGVSAASRIKKSCLCLATNAVSVDQWAFQFKLWSTIREENICRFTSDSKERFRGNAGVVVTTYNMVAFGGKRSEESEKIIEEIRNREWGLLLMDEVHVVPAHMFRKVISITKSHCKLGLTATLVREDERITDLNFLIGPKLYEANWLDLVKGGFIANVQCAEVWCPMTREFFAEYLKKENSKKRQALYVMNPNKFRACEFLINYHERARGDKIIVFADNLFALTEYAMKLRKPMIYGATSHVERTKILQAFKTSKDVNTVFLSKVGDNSIDIPEANVIIQISSHAGSRRQEAQRLGRILRAKGKLQDRMAGGKEEYNAFFYSLVSTDTQEMYYSTKRQQFLIDQGYSFKVITSLPPPDEGPRLSYHHLDDQLALLSKVLSAGDDAVGLEQLEEDTDEIALRHARRSQGSMSAMSGAKGMVYMEYSTGKGKAPVKSKPKDPSKRHHLFRKRFG